The Seriola aureovittata isolate HTS-2021-v1 ecotype China chromosome 3, ASM2101889v1, whole genome shotgun sequence genome includes a region encoding these proteins:
- the uba6 gene encoding ubiquitin-like modifier-activating enzyme 6 — translation MAADSMEIDDSLYSRQRYVLGDSAMHQMAQSSVFLSGMGGLGIEIAKNIVLAGVKAVTLHDTKQCETWDLGSNFFIRKEDVLSQRKRVEAVCPRVAELNPYVHVGLSSCALDDNTDLSFLSKYQCVILTEARLSLQKRVNEFCHSQQPPIRFIGCDTYGICVRVFCDFGEEFEVSDPTGEEPKEIFIQSITQDSPGVVTCMDNQPHGLQTGQSVVFREVNGMVELNGTARQVSVLSPHSFAIGDTSHLQPHAHGGFFVLVKTPKTYKFETIEKQLCDPQLLTPDFSKPEAPPQIHAAMLALDTFQEQHSRLPNIGCLQDAEVLLKLTEEVNATLRNKAPVNAELVRCLSRTAMGTLPPLIAAVGGLASQEALKAITGKFAPLQQWFYLDAIEVVRPLQSLSAEEFFPRGDRYDGLRACIGESMCLELHKLRVFMVGCGAIGCEMLKNFALLGVGLAKSSGEVCITDPDLIEKSNLNRQFLFRPHHIQKPKSTTAAEATHDINPDLHVDAHLNKVCPATESIYSDSFYSRLNLVVTALDNVEARRYVDSRCVSNQRPLLDSGTMGTKGHTEIIVPNLTESYNSHRDPPEEEIPFCTLKSFPSVIEHTIQWARDKFENAFVHKPSVYTSFWQTHSSAEVVLQRMQRGESLEGSFQVIKLLSRRPSQWEQCITVARLKFEKYFKRKALQLLHSFPLDTRLKDGSLFWQSPKRPPAPIDFDLKDSLHFTFIVSTARLFAGIYNIPYSEKDVSEEVVTRILSDVKIPEYRPSEKCIETDETVKKPDQMKMPQSSEEEREAITQLEQAIVADCVTPESLQMSPLQFEKDDDSNGHMDFVASASALRARMYSIEPADRLKTKRIAGKIIPAIATATAAVAGLVAIELIKVVGGYEFESFKNCFFNLALPVMVLTEPAPVKQTLIRDNIYFSIWDCWTIYGHEDFTLSDLMNAVREKYGIEPTMVVHGVKMLYVPVMPGHSKRLKLTMQKLIKPSVDRRYVDLTVSFAPEADGDEDLPGPPVRYFFTRDGETP, via the exons GCAGTCACCCTTCATGACACAAAGCAATGTGAAACCTGGGATCTGGGCTCCAACTTCTTTATCCGCAAAGAGGATGTGTTGAGCCAGAGAAAGAG GGTGGAGGCGGTGTGTCCTCGGGTAGCAGAGTTGAACCCTTACGTTCATGTTGGCTTGTCTTCATGTGCTCTGGATGACAACACTGATCTCAGTTTTCTCAGCAAGTATCAG TGTGTGATTCTGACTGAAGCCAGGTTGAGTCTACAGAAAAGAGTAAATGAGTTTTGCCACTCACAACAACCTCCCATCAGA TTCATTGGCTGTGACACATATGGCATCTGTGTGCGAGTGTTCTGCGATTTTGGAGAGGAATTCGAGGTGTCCGATCCCACAGGAGAAGAGCCCAAGGAGATTTTCATCCAAAGTATCACACAG GACAGTCCTGGGGTGGTAACCTGCATGGACAACCAACCCCACGGCCTCCAGACAGGCCAGAGTGTTGTCTTCAGAGAGGTCAATGGCATGGTGGAACTCAATGGCACTGCACGACAGGTGTCAG TCCTCTCCCCTCACAGTTTTGCAATAGGAGATACATCCCATCTACAACCACATGCACATGGAGGTTTCTTTGTCCTGGTGAAAACCCCTAAGACATACAAATTT GAGACAATAGAGAAACAGTTGTGTGATCCTCAACTCCTGACCCCAGACTTCAGTAAACCAGAG GCTCCACCACAGATCCACGCAGCCATGTTGGCGCTGGACACCTTCCAGGAGCAACACAGTAGACTTCCCAACATTGG GTGTTTACAGGATGCTGAGGTTTTACTGAAGCTAACTGAGGAAGTGAATGCTACTCTAAGGAACAAa gCTCCTGTGAATGCAGAGTTGGTGCGTTGTCTTTCAAGGACAGCGATGGGAACTCTTCCTCCATTAATAGCAGCTGTAGGAGGCCTAGCTAGCCAGGAAGCTCTTAAAGCCATCACAGGGAAGTTTGCACCACTCCAGCAATGG TTTTACCTTGATGCCATTGAAGTTGTCAGGCCCCTTCAGTCACTTTCTGCAGAGGAGTTTTTCCCCAGGGGCGATCGGTATGATGGATTACGAGCCTGCATCGGTGAATCAATGTGTCTTGAACTACACAAGCTCAGGGTCTTCATG GTCGGCTGTGGTGCCATAGGCTGCGAGATGCTTAAAAACTTTGCCCTACTCGGGGTTGGATTGGCCAAGAGCTCAGGGGAG GTGTGCATCACAGACCCAGATCTTATAGAAAAGTCAAACCTCAACAGGCAGTTTCTCTTCAGACCACATCACATACAG AAACCGAAGAGTACCACAGCAGCGGAAGCCACTCACGATATCAACCCAGACCTGCATGTGGATGCTCACCTCAACAAGGTGTGTCCGGCTACTGAGAGCATCTACAGTGACTCCTTCTACTCCCGCCTGAACCTCGTGGTCACTGCGCTGGACAACGTGGAAGCCCGGAGATATGTAGACAG TCGCTGTGTATCCAATCAGAGACCGCTCCTGGACTCTGGCACTATGGGAACTAAAGGACACACAGAAATCATTGTGCCAAATTTGACAGAGTCCTACAATAgccat AGAGACCCCCCAGAGGAGGAAATCCCATTCTGCACTCTCAAGTCTTTCCCTTCTGTCATAGAGCACACCATCCAGTGGGCCAGAGACAAG TTTGAGAATGCATTTGTCCACAAGCCCTCCGTGTACACCTCTTTCTGGCAGACCCACTCCTCGGCTGAAGTGGTGCTACAG aGGATGCAGAGAGGGGAAAGTCTGGAGGGGTCATTTCAGGTTATTAAGCTGCTAAGCAGACGGCCTAGCCAGTGGGAACAATGCATCACTGTTGCCCGTCTGAAATTTGAAAAGTATTTCAAGAGAAAG GCCCTACAACTGTTGCACTCTTTCCCCCTGGACACAAGGTTAAAGGATGGAA GTTTGTTTTGGCAGTCCCCAAAAAGACCTCCAGCACCTATTGATTTTGACTTGAAAGACTCTTT GCACTTCACTTTCATTGTCAGCACTGCCCGGCTTTTCGCAGGGATTTATAACATCCCTTACTCAGAAAAG GATGTCTCCGAGGAGGTGGTGACCAGGATTCTCTCAGATGTCAAGATTCCTGAGTACAGGCCCTCAGAGAAA TGTATAGAGACGGATGAAACAGTAAAGAAGCCTGATCAGATGAAGATGCCACAAagcagtgaagaggagagggaagccATCACACAGCTGGAGCAGGCCATTGTTGCAGACTGCGTCACACCAG AGAGCTTACAGATGAGTCCACTGCAGTTTGAAAAGGACGATGACAGCAACGGCCACATGGACTTTGTCGCATCAGCATCTGCTCTCAGAGCGAGGATGTACTCCATCGAGCCAGCTGATAGACTCAAGACCAAACGCATCGCTGGCAAGATCATCCCTGCTATTGCCACGGCAACAGCTGCTGTGGCTGGACTG GTGGCCATCGAGTTGATCAAGGTGGTTGGAGGCTACGAGTTTGAATCTTTCAAAAACTGCTTCTTTAACTTGGCCCTCCCTGTCATGGTGCTCACTGAGCCTGCTCCAGTTAAACAGACACTCATCAG GGACAACATCTACTTCTCCATCTGGGACTGTTGGACTATTTATGGCCATGAGGACTTCACCCTCTCTGACTTGATGAATGCAGTGAGG GAAAAGTATGGAATTGAACCTACTATGGTTGTCCATGGTGTGAAGATGCTCTATGTACCTGTGATGCCTGGACATTCAAAGAGACTTAAATTAAC gaTGCAGAAGCTGATCAAGCCATCAGTGGACCGCCGCTACGTCGATCTCACCGTGTCATTTGCTCCGGAGGCAGATGGGGACGAGGACCTCCCTGGTCCTCCTGTCAGGTACTTCTTCACCCGCGATGGAGAGACGCCCTGA